The genomic interval GCGCGCTGCTCGGGTGTCGTCGTACGCTCCTGACCGCGGCCCGGGAATCCCGCGCCGGCCAGCGCCGCGATCCCGATCACCGCGATGCCGAGCAACCAGGCCGGTGCCTGTTTGTGTACGACGAACGTGCCGTAGCAGAACGAGAGTCCGAGGATGCCCCAGAACGCCGCGCTGCCGAGGCGCTTGCGGTTGCTGCGGTCGTTGAAGGCCTGCAGCGCGATCAGCAGGAAGAAGATCCCGCACAGCCAGTAGAACCACTCGACCTTGATCACCGGGTCGCCTCCTCGGCGTCAGCGTCGGCGTCGGCCTCGGCGGCCATCTTGTCGAGCGTGCGATCCAGCAACCACAGCCGCGAGCCGTGGATGAGCAGCGCGCAGATGCCGGTCGGGATCGCCCAGACGGCGATGTCGATCGCTTCGAGTTTCAGGCCGTACGTCGTGTCCACGAAGCCGGTGATCAGCAGGATCGAGCCGATCGCGACGAAGATGTCCTCACCGAAGAAGACCCCGACGGTGTCGGCGCTGGCCGCGAAGCCCTTGATCTTCTCCTGCATCTTCTCCGGCAAGGTGCCGTACTTGCGCTCGGCCGCGCCGGCAGCCATCGGATGGATCAGCGGCCGGACTGCCTGCGCGTAGCCGCCGATGCTGGTCAGTCCGACCGCGGCCGTGCCTTGCCGGATCAGCATGTACAGGGCCAGCAAGCGGCCCGTGGTGAGGACCCTCAGCTTGCTGATCAGCTTGCGGGCCTGGTGTTGCAGGCCGTAGCGCTCGATCAGCCCGATGACGGGCAACGTGACGATGAAGACGGTGACGGACCGGCTGCCGGCGAACCCGTCGCCGAACGCGTTCAGGATCTTGACCGGAGACAGGCCGCCGATCAGGCCGGCCACGATCCCGGCCGCGGTGACGACCAGCATCGAGTTGATCCGGAGCGCGAACCCGACGACCACCACCGCAATGGCGAGCAGAACCCACATGGTTCCTCCCGGAGGGACAGGGCGATTCCGCTCACCATAGGAGATTGTTGAACGATCCTGCAATGGATCATTCGAACAAATTGTCCGGACACGTGCGAACGCGCCGTGACCGCGAGGGTCCGGCGCGTTATCGGTGCAGGGTTGTTAGGGGAGGCGCCAGTCGACCGGAGTCGCGCCTTGCTGCTCCAGGAGGGCGTTGACGCGGCTGAACGGGCGGGAGCCGAAGAAGCCGCGGTCCGCGGACATCGGGCTCGGGTGTGCGCTCTCGACGTATGGCGTGCTGCCGAGCATCGGCTTGAGGGTCTGCGCGTCGCGGCCCCAGAGGATCGCAACCAGTGGGCCGCCGCGGTCCACCAGCGCGTGGATCGCCTGCTCGGTCACGCTCTCCCAGCCCTTGCCGCGGTGCGCACCGGACTTGCCGGGCTGCACGGTGAGCACTCTGTTGAGCATCAACACACCCTGCTCGGCCCACGGCGTCAGATCACCGTTGGACGGAGCCGGTACGCCGACGTCCGCCATCAGCTCGCGGTAGATGTTCGCCAGGCTCCGCGGAATCGGCCGAACGTCCGGCGCGACCGAGAAGCTGAGACCCACCGGGTGTCCGGGCGTCGGGTACGGGTCCTGGCCGACCACCAGCACCTTCACCTGCTCCAGCGGCTGCTTGAACGCGCGCAACACGTTCTCACCCGCCGGCAGATACGGCCGCCCCGCAGCGATCTCGCCGCGCAGGAACTCACCCATCCGCGCGACCGTGTCCTCGACCGGCGCCAAAGCCTCGGCCCAGTCCGGCGCCACCAGATCCGTCAACGTCTTGGGACTCACCCGCCACAGCATTCCAGTTCCCACGCCCGCCGTGCACCCCGGGTTGTCGCCCACTGTTCGCGTGTCGCTCAACCAAGGGTTTGCCCACCCGAGGTAGAAAGGGCGCGGCCCCGCAAAGGTATGAGCTTGGCCATCCTGGGTTCGGTGGCGTTCGCGTCAGTTCGTAGATGCCTTATTTTAAAGGTGATTGACCCGCCCCGAACCAGCGCGCACGGCGGCGTACCGCAACCGCTACTGCAACCGCGTCGAGTACGGTCCGGTGACCTGCCGACGCCTCTCCTCCCGTTGCACGCTATGGCTCGGGCCAGGGTCTGGGACGCTGGCCGCGCCAGACCTGTTCCCCAGTTTGGCACCGATCGAGTGTGCGCGGAGTCGGTAATCCACAGGTTTGGGTTGACACGTACGAGTCAACCTTCTATCGAACACATGTTCTATAGTTCTCAACATGGGGACCAATCGCCGGTACTCTCGGGAGCCGCCTCCGAACCTCGCTACTCGCCACTGCTGGGTCCTGCGTACGGCGCGCGAGCGGGGGCCCTGGCCAGGTCTGATTCTGGAGTGGCGTCGTACCAATGGGGGCGACTGGGCTGCGCGCGTCGTCTATGTGCCGGATCATCGTGCCGGCCGTTCAGTCGAGGACTGGTTTGCTCCCAGCTATCTGCGACCGATCGACGTATGGCCGAGCGAGGCCACGCAGGAGGCAGCTCGTCGGGGAGTCAGTCGTGGTTGACGGATGCCCACAACCCGCGGATTGGTGATCCCCGCCTGCGGTCGATCATCACCTGTCGTCGAGTCTGCGGTCTGACCTGGGATGTCTCCACCGGGGCAGTCGCCGTCGCCTGTCGTCGTCTTGTGGCGTTTCCCATCCAAGGTGGCGGTGAAAGAGGTGGCTTCGAGAGCCGCTGCAGGCCGCTCGTCAACGCACCTTGTCCGAACGCGAGTGAACGCGGCCGAGCTGCAACTGAGGAGCGCTGCATCGAGTCCGGTGGGCCTGTTGTTCTGCCACTCGCCCTTACCTCGCTGTGCGACGTTTCGTCGGCCATGGGCGGCCATCAGGACTCTCGACGCTTACGAGGCGCTGCGATACAGTTGCGCCCTGTGGGCATAGGGGGATCGATGAACTTCGAACAGCGTATGTACGCTCGGCTGCTTTTCACTCAACAATTAGCAGATCTGCACGGATCTGGGTTCGAAGATTTCTTCCACAAGATCATGTGTGCACGCCATCCAGATTTCCTAGATGTAAGAACGCATGGAAATCTCGGTGACCAGGGAGCCGATGGGCTGACTCTCCACTCGCGCAAACTTTACGCATGTTATGCGCCGCAGAAATTTGATGCTGCAGCAGTGAAGGGCAAGTTCGCATCAGACCTTGCGAAGGCGACGGCGAAGCGTGGCGGCCAGTTCGACACATTCGTATTTGTGCATAACGACCGCTGGGGAGTGCATCCCGAGATTGCAACGCTGCTTGCCGATGCTGCTTATGTTGACGAGTCGATAGATTTCGAACTGATGGGTTGCACGCGCCTCTGGCATGAGTGCATGCGCCTTGACAAGATGGCGACCGAGGATGTTCTCGGATGTGAGATTCCAATCAAGCAACTCACATTCGGAATTGGTATGGAAGACCTCGCCCCCCTTTTGAAGCACCTGAAGGATCTGCGAGCCGAATCTGACCCGCTCATGCCATTACCAGACGTTCCCCATAAGAAACTGGATTTCAACGATTTGCGAGGCGTCGCGCGGCAAAGCCTGCTGCAAGGAATGCGGAACAGTCACCTCGTTGACGCTTTCTATGATGGGACTGTACGAGAACTGGAGCATGACGAGGTCGCTCAGGGGTTCCGCCTGTACTACGAACAGGTGCGCCATGACTGGGACGATCCGGAAGACGTTCTGTGGCAACTTGAGCTGTATGTGCTTGGGAATGAGTCACAACAGCCGCGAACTCAACGAGCCGCATGGGTCGTCTTATCGCACTTTTTTGAGCGCTGCGACATATTCGAGGTACCTCCGCACGACTGGAGCCCATCAGGGACGATCGGAATGCCAGCGTGATCACACCGACTAAGGGCATTGCGCCGGATCGTTGCCTGCTGGCTGTCGGCGCTCAGGTGTTATTGCAGTTGGACGAGCCGCGGTCCGTCAGCCAGGCTTGGGCCAGGCTTAAGGCTTGGCGGATCGAACATGGTCATCACTCTCCGGTATCGTTTGGCTGGTTCATCCTCGCCCTGGACGCTCTCTACAGTATGGGTGCGGTGGAATTGCGACGTGATGTCTTGGTGATTAGGAGCACGAATGCTGCGACGTCTGAGCGCTGATGATCCGCGTTTCAAAACCGTCACTTTTACCGACGGACTGAATCTTATTGTTGCGGACACCACGACTGCATCCTCGGACACCGACAGCCGAAACAGTGCGGGCAAGTCGAGCATGATCGAATTGATTCACTTTCTGCTTGGCGCTCGGTCAGACTCCCGATCATTGTTCGCAAAGAAGGCGTTGCGTGACATCACGTTCTGCTTGCAGATGGACTGGCCCACTACCAAAGAGTTGTCCGTCTACCGTCGAGGCAACCGCTCCGGAACTGTGCGGCTTGACCCAGATGTCACCGGCGGGAACCAGGTTACGCTTTTTAACGCCGACGAGCCGGCCGAAGTCAGTGTTGAGCAGTGGAACCAGTTGATTGATGAGTATTTGTTCGGCTTCGGTGAAGACCATCCGGGGATCAGTGGGCGCACTCTACTTTCCTTCCTCGTGCGGCGAGTTTCTGCGCATGGTTTCAATGAGGCAACTCGCACATTTTCGCGTCAGTCTGATGCGGACGCCACTACCAATCTCGCATATCTTCTCGGTTTGGACTGGCAACTGGCAGACGGTTATAGGCAGTTGGCCGCACGTCAAGCCACCAGGAACCAGTTGCGCAAGGCAGTTAACGATCCGGTGTGGGGAAGGATCGTTGGCTCGACCGCAGATTTGCGCGGGCAGATTACACTGGCGCAAGCGCAGGTCGATCGTTTGCAATCCCAGATCAGCAACTTCCAGGTTGTACCGCAATATGAACGAGTCAAGGACCAGGCTGACGCGATTGCTCGTCGGATCAAACAACTCTCTCAAGACGATGTGATCGACAGGAGCAACCTCGAAGACTTGCAGCAGGCTGTTAATGAGGTCAGTGAGGTAGATGTTGACTATCTGGAACCTGTCTACCAAGAGCTCGGCATCATCATGGCGGACCAAGTTCGCCAGCGTTTTGAAGATGTAAAGACTTTCCACCACTCGGTCGTGCGTAATCGCCGCCGCTTCTTGGATGAGGAAGTCACCGAGTTGACCGAACGTCTGGAGGCTCGGCGCGTCGAGCGTGCAAGGCTCGGCGATGAACAGGCTCGACTCTTGCGTACCCTGAATGAGGGTGGTGCTCTGGAAGCGCTCACGGCCCTTCAGCAAGCCCTCGCCCGTGAGGAGGCTGCGTTGGCAGCCTTACGGCACCGTTATGACGCTGCTCAAACACTCGAAGCAAGTTCGAGGCAACTCACGGCTCAACGGCTGGAGCTCCAGCAAGCTGTCACGACCGACCTCGACGAACGAGCTGAGCAGACAACGGAGGCTACTCTCCTGTTTTCCGGCTACGCCCAGCGCTTGTATGGGGAGGGACGAGAGGCGTACCTCGCTATCGAGGCCACCCGCAACAACCTAAAAATCACGCCGAGAATTCACAGTGACGACAGCCGGGGCATCAGCAATATGGTCATATTTTGCTTCGATCTCACTATCTCGGTATTAGCGTGGCGTTATGGTCGGGGTCCCAATTTCCTGATTCATGACAGCCACCTATTCGATGGCGTGGACGACCGGCAACTGGCGGCTGCACTTACACTTGCGCGCGACGTTGCTCGAGAAGAAGGCATGCAGTACATCGCTACTCTCAACACCGACGACCTTGATAAGGCTGCTCGTCGCGGTTTTGACCCCACGTCTCATATCCGCGAGCCGCGCCTGACCGATGCGCTTGAGACAGGAGGCCTGTTCGGCTTTCGTTTCTGACTTGCACCGCTCCACGAGTGCTCCTGCTCACCCAGCTAAGGTGACGCGTACGTGTCAAGCCCGCGGGCAGACCTCCCGCATCGCCCCGATAGCTGCCGACCTTAGGTGCGGTGCGGTGCGGGTCAAGGGTCGGAGATCCCGGAGGGACGCCGTAGGCGCCCTTGAGGCGTGCCGTGCCGGGCCGTCCCTTCCATGATTGCTAGCGGGGCGATGCGGGAGCCCACCGGCAGACGGAGCATGCGGCCAACGGCAGGCGGCGGGTAGCCGGCCTCTCCGGCAAGCGAGGTATCGACAGGGTGTCGAGCGTTGATGGCGGGTTCTGCTGTCTTCGACCCGGCACCCTGTTGGCACGTGCGCGCCAAGCCAAGGGACGCGCCCAGAGTGCAGCGAAGCGGAGCGGCGGGCAGGCGTCCCGCCCTGTGGTGGCGGCGCGCTTTCGGGCCCTGAAGGGGCCCGTCTTGAAGACGTAGAGAAACTTGTCAGGCGACCGGATGGGACCCCAGATGCGAGGGAACGTGCGAGTCGCAGGTGAGGCAGGTTCGCTGAGGTCGGATAGGTGTGGATTTGGGGACCGTGCAGCTTGACTTGCCGGTATATACCCGGTTTATGCTAAGGGTGTGTACGCATCCGATCGGCAAGGACTCTAATGCCAGCGGCAGCGGCCCCGTCGCCTCTCGGCGTCGAGCTTCGTTGGATGCGGAAGGTTGCGGGCATGTCAGGGAAGCAGGCGGCCGAGAAGACGGGCGTCTCGCAAGTTGCGATCTCGCGCTGGGAAACTGGGGCGCGGCACCCGGATCTAGCGGCGGTGGACTCGCTTCGGAGTGCCACAATTGAGAAGGTCGGCACGTTACTTGCTGACGACACCTTGACGGGCGCTGAGCGCCGTCAGCTCGTGGAGGCCTTCGACCGGCTTACGAGCGAAGATTACAGGCTTCTCCTGTCCCGCCTGGTCGATGAAGGCGCAACGGAAGTTCTCTCGACTTTTGTGATCACTCGAACGGGCTTGGTTGAGCGACAACAGGAGATTCATCGCCTCGAAATGCAGGCGTATCAGATCCGTCATTTCCAGCCTTTGTTTGCGCCGGGTCAGTTGCAGACGTTGGAATATGCTCGCCATCTAATGCTGGGGTATGAGAAAGACCCCGTGAAGGCTGAAGCTGCAGCGGAGGCGCGGGTTGAGCGTGTCAAGGTAATCATGAAGGGCCCGCGCCCGAAGTATCATGTCGTTCTGACGGAATCCGCTCTAGATGTAACCTTTAAGGATGCGCCGCCTGATCTGCGTGTTGGCCTGTTGAAGCAAATTGCTGAGGGCGCACGAAGGCCACACATTACGGTGCAGATCATGCCTCGCGGGCGACCGTACGGTCTCGTGCCGATTGGAAGTTTCGTCATCTACGACATTGGGAAAGATGACTCTGTCGTGCTGGCAGATACATTTGCTGCTCAGGTCACATTTAGGTCGAGTCGTGATGTACGTCAGTACGACATGTTTTGGGAAGAATTAGTAGAACTGGCGTTAGATCCTCATGAATCGTTGAACTGGTTGGCTGATGCCATCCGGGAGAGTGAAGGGAATTGATTGTGGCAACTGTTCCTGTCCCGCCCCCGCTCGACGACTTCGGTCCGTTCAGAGCTGCTCAGAGTGGCGGCGGCTGTGGAAACGACTCACCCTGCGTCGAGGTGGCAAAGGGGCCCGACGGGTGGCGTGCGGTTCGTGACTCGAAGCTCGGTGACGACTCACCGGTCCTGACGTTCGACGCTGCTGAGTGGCGTGTCTTCGCTGCTGGGCTGCGCGCCGGCGAATTCGACTAGGTATCGCAGATCATCTGATCCCGAGGGAGGAGCCGAGGAGATGACCGTGACACAGGAGCCGAAGGTTGGATTGATGGGCCGTCTTCGTGCGCTCTACGTGGCTACAGCGGTCTCCTCCTTCGGGGATGGCATATTCGCGGCTGCGGTTCCACTTGCGGCGGCTGCATTGACGCGAGATCCGACCGCCGTTGCGATCGTCAGCGCCGCTGAGATGATTCCCTGGGTCCTGATTGGACCGTTCGCTGGAGCCGTAGTAGATCGACTGCCCTACCGTGCGGTCATGATCGTCGCGGATCTCTCTCGGATGATCATCCTCGGGTTGGTTGCGGTCGCTATCGCCACAGGTCATGGATCTGTTCCGCTGCTGGCCACGGCAGCGTTCCTGGTCATGGCGGGCACGACGTTCTTCGATGCTGCGTCACAGAGCATCATTCCTGAGCTGGTCAACCGTGATGTGGAACTGCTGAACAAGGTCAACGGTCGTCAGGGATCGCTCATGAGTGCGGGTCGATCGCTACTCGGCCCGCCCGCAGGGTCTGCGATGTTTGTAGCGGGGGCGGCAATCCCCTTTGTGGCCAACGCCGTTTCGTTCCTCGTGTCTGCGGTCTGCGTGCTCCTCCTGAGGCACAAGACCGTCCGTGTGCCCAATCGTGATGTCTCGATTCTTCGCTCGATTCGAGATGGCATGGTTTGGCTTGCTCGACATGGAGTACTGCGCGCACTCGCGGTCCTGATTGCTGTCAGCAACCTTTCCTACAGTGCGGCCACGGCGACGCTAGTCCTGTTCGCGCAGGAATCGCTGCACATCACGAACGCTGCGTACGGTTTGCTCCTGGCGGTCGGTGCCCTCGGGAACATCGCCGGAGGGCTGCTGGCATCGCGGGTGATCACGAAGATCGGTGACGCCCGAGCGCTTCAAACAGCCATGGCGGCACAGGTGCTGGCATGGTTCGGCTTGGCCCTGACGACGAACCCATTCATCGCCGGGGGAGCCTTGGCGATCGCCTTCATGGGCACGTCGATTGCAACGGTCGTAGCGGTCAGTGCGAGGCAGCGTCTCACGCCACCTGATCTGTTGGGTCGAGTCGTAACCTCCTTCCGGGTACTA from Kribbella sp. NBC_00709 carries:
- a CDS encoding DUF969 domain-containing protein, translated to MWVLLAIAVVVVGFALRINSMLVVTAAGIVAGLIGGLSPVKILNAFGDGFAGSRSVTVFIVTLPVIGLIERYGLQHQARKLISKLRVLTTGRLLALYMLIRQGTAAVGLTSIGGYAQAVRPLIHPMAAGAAERKYGTLPEKMQEKIKGFAASADTVGVFFGEDIFVAIGSILLITGFVDTTYGLKLEAIDIAVWAIPTGICALLIHGSRLWLLDRTLDKMAAEADADADAEEATR
- a CDS encoding uracil-DNA glycosylase; this translates as MLWRVSPKTLTDLVAPDWAEALAPVEDTVARMGEFLRGEIAAGRPYLPAGENVLRAFKQPLEQVKVLVVGQDPYPTPGHPVGLSFSVAPDVRPIPRSLANIYRELMADVGVPAPSNGDLTPWAEQGVLMLNRVLTVQPGKSGAHRGKGWESVTEQAIHALVDRGGPLVAILWGRDAQTLKPMLGSTPYVESAHPSPMSADRGFFGSRPFSRVNALLEQQGATPVDWRLP
- a CDS encoding ABC-three component system protein, translating into MNFEQRMYARLLFTQQLADLHGSGFEDFFHKIMCARHPDFLDVRTHGNLGDQGADGLTLHSRKLYACYAPQKFDAAAVKGKFASDLAKATAKRGGQFDTFVFVHNDRWGVHPEIATLLADAAYVDESIDFELMGCTRLWHECMRLDKMATEDVLGCEIPIKQLTFGIGMEDLAPLLKHLKDLRAESDPLMPLPDVPHKKLDFNDLRGVARQSLLQGMRNSHLVDAFYDGTVRELEHDEVAQGFRLYYEQVRHDWDDPEDVLWQLELYVLGNESQQPRTQRAAWVVLSHFFERCDIFEVPPHDWSPSGTIGMPA
- a CDS encoding ABC-three component system middle component 6, which translates into the protein MITPTKGIAPDRCLLAVGAQVLLQLDEPRSVSQAWARLKAWRIEHGHHSPVSFGWFILALDALYSMGAVELRRDVLVIRSTNAATSER
- a CDS encoding ABC-three component system protein; protein product: MLRRLSADDPRFKTVTFTDGLNLIVADTTTASSDTDSRNSAGKSSMIELIHFLLGARSDSRSLFAKKALRDITFCLQMDWPTTKELSVYRRGNRSGTVRLDPDVTGGNQVTLFNADEPAEVSVEQWNQLIDEYLFGFGEDHPGISGRTLLSFLVRRVSAHGFNEATRTFSRQSDADATTNLAYLLGLDWQLADGYRQLAARQATRNQLRKAVNDPVWGRIVGSTADLRGQITLAQAQVDRLQSQISNFQVVPQYERVKDQADAIARRIKQLSQDDVIDRSNLEDLQQAVNEVSEVDVDYLEPVYQELGIIMADQVRQRFEDVKTFHHSVVRNRRRFLDEEVTELTERLEARRVERARLGDEQARLLRTLNEGGALEALTALQQALAREEAALAALRHRYDAAQTLEASSRQLTAQRLELQQAVTTDLDERAEQTTEATLLFSGYAQRLYGEGREAYLAIEATRNNLKITPRIHSDDSRGISNMVIFCFDLTISVLAWRYGRGPNFLIHDSHLFDGVDDRQLAAALTLARDVAREEGMQYIATLNTDDLDKAARRGFDPTSHIREPRLTDALETGGLFGFRF
- a CDS encoding Scr1 family TA system antitoxin-like transcriptional regulator, producing MPAAAAPSPLGVELRWMRKVAGMSGKQAAEKTGVSQVAISRWETGARHPDLAAVDSLRSATIEKVGTLLADDTLTGAERRQLVEAFDRLTSEDYRLLLSRLVDEGATEVLSTFVITRTGLVERQQEIHRLEMQAYQIRHFQPLFAPGQLQTLEYARHLMLGYEKDPVKAEAAAEARVERVKVIMKGPRPKYHVVLTESALDVTFKDAPPDLRVGLLKQIAEGARRPHITVQIMPRGRPYGLVPIGSFVIYDIGKDDSVVLADTFAAQVTFRSSRDVRQYDMFWEELVELALDPHESLNWLADAIRESEGN
- a CDS encoding DUF397 domain-containing protein, which encodes MATVPVPPPLDDFGPFRAAQSGGGCGNDSPCVEVAKGPDGWRAVRDSKLGDDSPVLTFDAAEWRVFAAGLRAGEFD
- a CDS encoding MFS transporter, producing the protein MTVTQEPKVGLMGRLRALYVATAVSSFGDGIFAAAVPLAAAALTRDPTAVAIVSAAEMIPWVLIGPFAGAVVDRLPYRAVMIVADLSRMIILGLVAVAIATGHGSVPLLATAAFLVMAGTTFFDAASQSIIPELVNRDVELLNKVNGRQGSLMSAGRSLLGPPAGSAMFVAGAAIPFVANAVSFLVSAVCVLLLRHKTVRVPNRDVSILRSIRDGMVWLARHGVLRALAVLIAVSNLSYSAATATLVLFAQESLHITNAAYGLLLAVGALGNIAGGLLASRVITKIGDARALQTAMAAQVLAWFGLALTTNPFIAGGALAIAFMGTSIATVVAVSARQRLTPPDLLGRVVTSFRVLGTGMLPAGGIVGGLLASAWGLRAPLWAAGALLVVPTLLAPSIIGRSLTANADEADD